The proteins below come from a single Drosophila kikkawai strain 14028-0561.14 chromosome 3R, DkikHiC1v2, whole genome shotgun sequence genomic window:
- the LOC108075445 gene encoding protein Turandot M-like, whose product MNTKIFLSYLVVIIGSLVWTASAQEDLESQKQRIIEIFKNADAGTIGESDVVFLVHFLEKYGNVIPLTPEQQSLADAIVKKYNEEKAKQPLVEGAPPQGGWITDALKKLAVELGLALAEALKKTLRP is encoded by the exons ATGAATACCAAAATTTTCCTGAG CTATCTGGTGGTCATCATCGGAAGCCTCGTGTGGACAGCCAGTGCCCAAGAGGACTTGGAATCTCAAAAGCAGCGTATAATTGAGATCTTTAAAAATGCTGATGCTGGTACCATTGGGGAGAGCGACGTCGTCTTTCTGGTGCACTTCCTCGAAAAGTACGGCAATGTGATTCCGTTGACACCCGAACAACAATCCCTAGCTGACGCTATAGTGAAGAAATACAATGAGGAGAAGGCCAAGCAACCTTTGGTGGAGGGTGCACCGCCTCAAGGCGGTTGGATTACCGACGCTTTAAAGAAGCTCGCTGTAGAACTGGGCCTCGCACTTGCCGAGGCATTGAAGAAAACTTTGAGACCTTAG
- the LOC108075467 gene encoding protein Turandot M-like — MNPTISLSCLVVIIGSLLWTASADFDSDRQRVIEYFKNADPSSVSDSQVLFLVEFLAKHINDIELTAEQRSKAEDIVKQYNEDKSKRLVEGAPAQGGWITKLVRVIIVQLGIELASEGVKKATKS; from the exons ATGAATCCTACAATTTCCCTAAG CTGCCTGGTGGTCATCATCGGAAGTCTTCTATGGACAGCCAGTGCCGACTTTGACTCGGATAGGCAACGTGTGATCGAGTACTTCAAAAATGCTGATCCTAGTTCCGTCTCGGATAGCCAAGTCCTCTTTCTAGTTGAATTTTTGGCCAAACACATTAATGATATTGAGTTGACAGCCGAACAACGGTCCAAAGCTGAGGATATAGTGAAGCAGTACAATGAAGACAAGTCCAAACGCTTGGTGGAAGGTGCGCCGGCTCAAGGCGGTTGGATTACAAAACTTGTAAGGGTGATCATTGTACAACTGGGCATCGAGCTTGCTTCCGAGGGAGTTAAGAAAGCAACGAAATCTTAA
- the LOC108075442 gene encoding protein Turandot M-like has protein sequence MNPTISLSCLVVIIGSLLWTASADFDTDRQRVIEYFKNADPSSVSDSQVLFLVEFLSKHINDIELTTEQRARAEDIVKQYNEDKSKRLVEGAPAQGGWITKLVRLIIVQLGIELASEGVKKATKSKD, from the exons ATGAATCCTACAATTTCCCTAAG CTGCCTGGTGGTCATCATCGGAAGTCTTCTGTGGACTGCCAGTGCCGACTTTGACACGGATAGGCAACGTGTGATCGAGTACTTCAAAAATGCTGATCCTAGTTCCGTTTCGGACAGCCAAGTCCTCTTTCTAGTGGAATTTTTGTCCAAACACATTAATGATATTGAGTTGACAACCGAACAACGGGCCAGAGCTGAGGATATAGTGAAGCAGTACAATGAAGACAAGTCCAAACGCTTGGTGGAAGGTGCGCCGGCTCAAGGTGGTTGGATTACAAAACTTGTAAGGTTGATCATTGTACAACTGGGCATCGAGCTTGCTTCCGAGGGAGTTAAGAAAGCAACGAAATCTAAAGACTAG
- the LOC108075472 gene encoding protein Turandot M-like, translating to MNPTISLSCLVVIIGSLLWTASADFDSDRERVIEYFKNADPSSVSESKVLFLVEFLAKHINDIELTTEQRARAEDIVKQYNEEKAKLLVDGAPAQGGWIIKLARVIIQLGIELASEGVKKARKS from the exons ATGAATCCTACAATTTCTCTAAG CTGCCTGGTGGTCATCATCGGAAGTCTTTTGTGGACAGCCAGTGCCGACTTTGACTCCGATAGGGAACGTGTGATCGAGTACTTCAAAAATGCTGATCCTAGTTCCGTTTCGGAGAGCAAAGTCCTCTTTCTAGTGGAATTTTTGGCCAAACACATTAATGATATTGAGTTGACAACCGAACAACGGGCCAGAGCTGAGGATATAGTGAAGCAGTACAATGAAGAAAAGGCCAAACTCTTGGTGGATGGAGCGCCGGCTCAAGGCGGTTGGATTATAAAACTTGCAAGGGTCATTATACAACTAGGCATTGAGCTTGCTTCCGAGGGAGTTAAGAAAGCAAGGAAATCTTAA
- the LOC108075460 gene encoding protein Turandot M-like, producing MNTKIFLSCLVVIIGCLLWTASAQQDFESEKQRIIEIFKNADAGTIGESDVVFLVHFLEKYGNVIPLTPEQQSLADAIVRKYNEEKAKQPLVEGAPPQGGWITDALKKLAVEVGLALAEAIKKTLRP from the exons ATGAATACCAAAATTTTCCTGAG CTGCCTGGTGGTCATCATCGGATGTCTCTTGTGGACAGCCAGTGCCCAACAGGACTTTGAATCTGAAAAGCAGCGGATAATTGAGATCTTTAAAAATGCTGATGCTGGTACCATTGGGGAAAGCGACGTCGTCTTTCTAGTGCACTTTCTGGAAAAGTACGGCAATGTGATTCCGTTGACACCCGAACAACAATCCCTAGCTGACGCTATAGTGAGGAAATACAATGAGGAGAAGGCCAAGCAACCTTTGGTGGAGGGTGCACCGCCTCAAGGCGGTTGGATTACCGACGCTTTAAAGAAGCTCGCTGTAGAAGTGGGCCTCGCACTTGCCGAGGCTATAAAGAAAACTTTGAGACCTTAG
- the LOC108075468 gene encoding protein Turandot M-like: MNTKIFLSCLVVIIGSLVWTVSAQEDFEIEKERVIELFKNADAATIGESNVVFLVNFLKKYSKQITLTPEQQAQVDDIVTKYNEEKDKQPVVEGAPPQGGWITDMLKKLAVQVGKTLVPILIKAALG; the protein is encoded by the exons ATGAATACCAAAATTTTCCTGAG CTGCCTGGTGGTCATCATCGGAAGCCTCGTGTGGACAGTCAGTGCCCAAGAGGACTTTGAAATAGAAAAGGAGCGTGTGATTGAGCTCTTCAAAAATGCTGATGCTGCTACCATTGGGGAGAGCAATGTCGTCTTCCTAGTGAACTTTCTCAAAAAGTACAGCAAGCAGATTACGTTGACACCCGAACAACAAGCCCAAGTTGATGATATTGTGACGAAATACAATGAGGAGAAGGACAAGCAGCCTGTAGTGGAGGGTGCACCGCCTCAGGGCGGTTGGATTACCGACATGTTAAAGAAGCTAGCTGTACAGGTGGGCAAAACACTTGTCCCAATACTTATAAAAGCGGCGCTGGGTTAG
- the LOC108075478 gene encoding protein Turandot M-like: MKSTILLSCLVVIIGSLVWTVSAQQDFESKKERVIQFYQSATSDSIGNSKVVFLVEFLEKYGKQIQLTPELQSEAEFLVQKYNEEKTKQPLVEGAPPQGGWITKLLKDLAIKLGVALVEEIKKGARSEG; the protein is encoded by the exons ATGAAGTCAACAATTTTGCTGAG CTGCCTGGTGGTCATCATCGGAAGCCTCGTGTGGACAGTCAGTGCCCAACAGGACTTTGAATCTAAAAAGGAGCGAGTGATTCAGTTCTACCAGAGTGCTACTTCGGATTCTATTGGAAATAGCAAGGTCGTCTTTCTGGTGGAATTTCTCGAAAAATACGGCAAGCAGATTCAGTTGACACCCGAACTCCAATCCGAAGCTGAATTTCTAGTGCAGAAATACAATGAGGAGAAAACCAAgcaacctttggtggaaggtGCGCCGCCTCAAGGCGGTTGGATTACCAAACTTTTAAAGGATCTCGCTATTAAGCTGGGCGTCGCACTTGTCgaggaaattaaaaaaggaGCTCGGTCTGAGGGCTAG
- the LOC138927841 gene encoding protein Turandot M-like gives MNPTISLSCLVLIIGSLLWTASADFDSDRQRVIEYFKNADPSSVSDSQVFFLVEFLAKHINDIELTTEQRSKAEDIVKQYNEEKANPSVALGGWIKKLVRAAIVQLGIELASEGVKKATKSKD, from the exons ATGAATCCTACAATTTCCCTAAG CTGCCTGGTGCTCATCATCGGAAGTCTTCTGTGGACAGCCAGTGCCGACTTTGATTCGGATAGGCAACGTGTGATCGAGTACTTCAAAAATGCTGATCCTAGTTCCGTTTCGGATAGCCAAGTCTTCTTTCTAGTGGAATTTTTGGCCAAACACATTAATGATATTGAGTTGACAACCGAACAACGGTCCAAAGCTGAGGATATAGTGAAGCAGTACAATGAAGAAAAGGCCAATCCCTCGGTGGCTCTAGGCGGTTGGATTAAAAAACTTGTAAGGGCGGCTATTGTACAACTGGGCATCGAGCTTGCTTCCGAGGGAGTTAAGAAAGCAACGAAATCTAAAGACTAG
- the LOC108075476 gene encoding dynein regulatory complex subunit 5 has protein sequence MDFTYCEFPSTVSIDTFKAYFNLTDVKLPKVGGKSLDNSQNPSEVQEGQANQAKSLRHLVLDAIVENWSELPLYQQLRRREDRNYLLSHLDTQLPLQLLSTYIREDFFWQRCYGQRWRSAPLQARGRERPWINIYMERHVQEFIENMQTSDYEQEGNVQVALDICAAYINQLDISFLQPAPPTTDANDHIPLDYLLSNLPDLRQLRLSFSTKTAGCNYQMGCNQLTARDIIHLAKGLSQCHELRKFSLHNTKLMPYQLRFLAHSLDKGCHHLSEMSLLHCAVGDAGIRCFLETCSRESFNTLTILDLTNNKITEEGAYILSRTLKHVPLQRLVLRLNPIQSDGAAAIFNTLQVMPIKELDLGTCGITETITKLFMMLVCQHTTLLDIDLSNNSVGEEFGKHLMKIISCNKVIEKLDLRNTGLSLEMRKKFQEFLVKNVERKKYEALKQKQRDKFKAMMQL, from the exons ATGGATTTCACGTACTGCGAATTCCCCAGCACCGTTTCCATTGACACCTTCAAGGCCTATTTCAATCTCACCGATGTCAAGTTGCCCAAAGTCGGCGGTAAATCATTGGACAACAGCCAGAACCCCAGTGAAGTTCAGGAAGGCCAGGCAAATCAAGCGAAAAGTCTGCGACATCTCGTCCTCGACGCCATTGTTGAGAATTGGAGTG AGTTGCCTCTATACCAGCAGCTGAGGCGGCGCGAGGACCGCAACTACCTGCTCAGCCACCTGGACACTCAGTTGCCATTGCAGCTGCTCAGTACTTATATCCGCGAAGACTTCTTCTGGCAACGCTGCTATGGCCAGCGCTGGAGAAGCGCCCCGTTGCAGGCGCGTGGTCGGGAACGGCCCTGGATTAACATCTACATGGAGCGACATGTACAGGAGTTCATCGAGAATATGCAGACGAGCGACTACGAGCAGGAGGGGAACGTACAGGTCGCCCTGGACATATGTGCGGCGTACATAAATCAGTTGGATATAAGTTTCCTTCAACCGGCCCCACCCACAACCGATGCGAATG ATCACATTCCACTTGATTACCTGCTGAGCAATCTGCCGGATTTACGCCAACTGCGACTGAGCTTCAGCACCAAGACGGCTGGCTGCAATTATCAAATGGGCTGCAACCAGCTGACGGCCAGGGACATTATTCACTTGGCCAAGGGACTCAGCCAGTGCCATGAGCTGCGGAAGTTCAGCCTTCACAACACGAAACTGATGCCGTATCAGCTGCGATTTCTGGCCCACAGTCTGGACAAGGGATGCCACCACCTGAGCGAGATGTCCCTGCTGCACTGTGCCGTGGGGGATGCGGGAATTCGCTGCTTTTTGGAGACATGCAGCAGAGAGTCCTTTAACACGCTCACCATTCTCGATTTGACCAACAACAAGATTA CTGAAGAAGGTGCCTACATACTAAGTCGTACCTTAAAGCACGTTCCCCTGCAGCGACTTGTGCTGCGCTTGAATCCCATTCAAAGCGACGGAGCTGCCGCCATATTCAATACCCTGCAGGTCATGCCCATCAAGGAGCTGGACCTGGGTACCTGCGGGATAACAGAGACCATTACAAAGCTATTTATGATGCTGGTTTGTCAGCACACGACCTTGCTGGACATTGATTTATCTAACAATTCTGTGGGAGAG gAATTTGGCAAACATCTTATGAAAATCATAAGCTGCAATAAAGTCATCGAGAAGCTGGACCTACGGAACACGGGACTATCATTGGAGATGCGTAAGAAATTTCAAGAATTTCTTGTCAAAAATGTAGAACGCAAGAAGTACGAGGCCCTGAAGCAAAAGCAACGCGATAAGTTTAAGGCCATGAtgcagctataa